From the genome of Solanum lycopersicum chromosome 7, SLM_r2.1:
ATCAAGATTGTGCCTCAATTCATTTGTTTCCCAATACGACAACTCAAAAAATATGGATTTTTTTCCATGGACCAtcattcttttgttttcttttctttttgttctttccaaATACATTATTGAATTCACGAAGCTCTTCAAGAATTTGTGCACCTGATAATGGAGTAGGTGCAACTTTATGCTCCTCTTTACCATTAAATGATCTTTTATCTCTTATGAATGGATGATCGGGAGGTAAAAACGTCTGATGACCCAAGTAAAACATCTTGCGACTATTTTTGAGATATTGGTAACATGTATTATGGTTACAAGTGGGGCATGCCAATCTCCCCTTGGTGCTCCATCCCGAAAGCATTGCTAGAGCTAGAAAATCACTAATTGTCCACAATAAAGCTGCATGCATTAGAAATGTTTGATTAGTTACAGCATCATATATTTCAACTCCCACTTCCCATAGTTCCTTCAACTCCGCAATGAGTGGTTGCAAGTATACATCTATATCATTTTCCGGGGACGATGGACTTGGAATAATCATTGACAACATAATATTCTCCGACTTCATGCAAGTCCATGGAGATAAATTATAGTTCATCAACATAACTGGCCATGTACTATGGGAAATGCTCATAGTTCTGAATGGATTGAAACCATCACTTGAAATACCCAATCTAACATTGCGAGCATTATTAGCAAAGTCAGGATGCAATGAATCAAAATCCTTCCAAGCTTCACCATCTGCGGGATGTCTTAAATTTCCATCTTTAAGTCATTCAGTATCATGCCATCTCATAGCTACAGATGTTTCAGAACACATGAATATCTTTTGAAGCCTAGGCTTTAAAGGAAAGTACCTTAAAACCTTCACTGGGATTCTCGTAACCTTATTATTTAAGTCATTACGAACATTTTTCCATCTTGAAGCTCCACACACAGAGCAATTATCTAACTTTGCATTGTCATTCCAAAATAATATGCAATCATTAGTGCAAGCATGTATTTTCTCATAATGAAGACCCAAATCTTTTATGACCTTTTTTGCCTTGTAAAACGAGTCGGGTATCTGAGCAAATGGAAGTGCCTCTCTTATCAAGTCCAACAAATCTGAACAGGCCACATCAGTCAACTTGTGAATGCATTTAAACAAGTATAGCCGGATGGTAAAACTTAACTTAGAAAAATTCTTACACCCTGGATACAAGTCTTCTTTCCCTTCCTCCACTAATTTATAAAATCTCTTTGCATCTTCATGTGGCCCCTCCCGCACTCCTTCATGTCTCTGATCATCTACTACATTTCTAAAAGTATCATGAAGTAATCTATCAATGTCGTCATGCATGTTAGAAGTTTCTTCTTCATCGGTTGGATGTGGCGTATTTCTTGAGGAAAATCCTTCACCATGAAAAACCCATTTAGTGTATCCCTGAACAAATCCATGGCAAATCAAATGATCCTCTACCATATTTCGGCAATGCTAATTATGATTAAAGCACTTCTTACAAGGACACAATATTTCATTTCCTTGGGAAGCTCGTTCAAATGCTTTATCAAGAAAATCATTAACTCCATGAATATATTCATTGGTGGATCTTCGAAGATTCATCAAACTTTTATCTCCGAAATCCATTGAATATATATCCTGCATGACATGTACATAACATTAAAGCCAATAATTTCATGCGTACAAATAATATTGGCAGAACTTAACAACTCGAACTTTTAGATTAATCGTATCTCAAACCTTcacatcaattcaacaacaaAACAATTACAACACTAATAGTAGAaccaaaaaatattgacaagTTAAGTTATTAGAAGCTTCCACCATTTAATAAACTTTATACAAATGAATGACTAAAGGCACACTCAAACAAATCTCAAAGCAATAAGGGAAGACCTAGATTAGCGTAAGTAACATACAGTATAGCAACAGGCTGCATCAagcaaacaaaataattatcaatacattaGTATTAGTTTTGATTCTAGCAAAACAATACATGTTTTCATAAAATAGTAATAGAGTTGATTGTTCACATGGAAAAAGTAGTTCGGACAAACTGTAACAACTCATATTCTCTTTCTAAAATAACACAAGGGAGTTAGCTGGTCAATCTAACAATTACCATatagaagaaattttttattactttcaatTTCTTACCAATCAGCCTTCTCGAGTTCCAAACGAACTACTTCAAAAATCCTAAAGTGTTACCTCTGTTTCTTTTTAGCCAAGcctataaaaaaacataatcacACAATATATATTAGTAGGAAACCAAGACAAAGAGAGGAAATAATATATGAGATATATACAGTTTCCTATTCCACAAAAAGAAGAATCAACATACTATCACAAGTGGTATTGAGAAAGGGGAAAGAATTCAGTATCATTGTCAAGATTGATCGTAAATTCAAAGATATTGAGACAAACATGAATGTGATACCTATGGAGATAAATGAGGTATTTAAAAACTTCCAACAGATCAAACCAAGGTTAATATACTGATTTAAAAAACAGAGAAGCAAGAGGATGAAGAAACTAagtgatgataaaaaaaatgaaagaaatatgtgCAGACATATCTCATGTTGAAGAAGATAGTGCAGCAGTTGAAACTTACATTGAAAGCccacaaaaaacaaataaatacaagAGGACTAAGAAAATTAAGGAAGTCGTTGCAGATGAAAATCCACAAAAAGTTAGGATACATGAGGTAGAAAAGCAGAATGTACTAGATGAAAGTGACGATGAAAACCCACTAATTCAATTACAAAGAAAAAAGACCAGGAAGATTAAAGGAAACAATCTCATGCCATATCCGATGGAAAAGAAGATCAAAGAGgaaaaaaactaatatatagttgatttaaaatttccttattttaactAACAATGCTTATTATCTCCCTAatatttaaaatctaatttCCTTTCCTCACCGAGCAACTTCACCTAACATCGCTTATATTTTTAACTTACTTTCTCCAATATAAATGAATTTGATTAACTGCTTCACTAAACATTCAGTGTATGCAATTTATTACATCAAAGCAGATCGACAATAATATTCTGCAGCAATCCACACcctcataaaataaaaaggtatGCATACATCCTACTCTATATGAATTTCTTAACTATATAGggtaggatatatatatatatatatatcacggCAAAATTGGATATGATTGATAAAACGAGATAAGAGAAGTGTCACACCAACAATCCTAAATTTATCACCATCAAATCAACAATGACATACAATCAACATCATGGTAAATCTAGTATGTTAAGTAGTTATCAtagttcaaaattaaatataaaccCTTCTATTCAATTCACTGCACAGGTGATAAAGGTAACTTCATTGCTTCTAAATGTAATGTGGATCAGCAGCCCAGAACAATTATAAATCAGACACACAATACATGTCAGATCTCAGACAAAATCCCAACAAATGCCACCAATCCTTTCACGCCAAAACCAACAGGTGATAAAGGAAAAGGCATTCCTTCTACCAGTAAAACTTATCAGCATGACAAccacacaaaaaataatttgcgCAATACAAGTAAGAACATACATAATCATGTAAAATCCAACATACATGAGTGTTCTGTACAACGCGAACATATTTTCATAGATACATGCATAAGTATTACATCCTTTGTCTAAATGtaccaaaaaatatttctagaGAAAAGTCAACTGCGAAGCGCATTGCGAAAAGtggataaatatataaaatatcaaccaAAACAATAGCACATCTAGAAGATGAACATCCACGTTTGAAGAAGCATCCTAATATTAATTAGCTATTTAGAGCATAACCTGAAGAGTCTGAAGCTAGAGGTACATTGGAAAACCCCTTTTCATGTCATACATAAATTGAATATTCAATAACTTTATGAAATTAGATTCTTAACATATATCTCTTCCAATATTCATATAGATAGGAATTGTTGTTTATAACTTATCTTTATCATATCTGCACGTGCTGAAAACTGTCTCAGAATGCATTTATGTGCTGCAAAAATATTTGACCATGAACCTCCAGCATTTTGTTGTGCAAATAGATATATCAAATTTTCAACCTCTAAAGCACCAACAAAACTATACGAAATCTTTGTAGCATCTACTCCGGATGTCGtagagtttttgaaaaatattcgTGCATATAATAACATCTTTATTTTTACATCTTTTAGTGTTAAATTGGATAGGAACTAGCATGTGCAAGAAAAGGAGTGTACACATTTAGGGCACATGGTAATATTTATCACGATCTACCATCATTAGTACCACCTGATAACAATCCATGTTATTTCCAACTATACTTCTTTGATACAGATAACGAGTCGACCATCAGGCTATCAAAGGTGAATGAAGGAATTCTTTCGGACCAAATTGCAAAAAAGTTCAACCAAGTATTGGAGGGTAACCCATATGCACAAATATTTCGCCCATTAAAAGACCAAATAAGTTTCCACAATTTCCAACTTCGTATTTCTACACATGCATCTTTGCATGAAAGAGTGTACGACACACCCTCGGCAAGTCAAGTAGTAGCAATTTGGATCAATGGAAACAATCCAATTACACCTTTTTACGGAGAAATAATTGTTCATGAGCACTCTGG
Proteins encoded in this window:
- the LOC109120683 gene encoding uncharacterized protein yields the protein MVEDHLICHGFVQGYTKWVFHGEGFSSRNTPHPTDEEETSNMHDDIDRLLHDTFRNVVDDQRHEGVREGPHEDAKRFYKLVEEGKEDLYPGYLLDLIREALPFAQIPDSFYKAKKVIKDLGLHYEKIHACTNDCILFWNDNAKLDNCSVCGASRWKNVRNDLNNKVTRIPVKVLRHPADGEAWKDFDSLHPDFANNARNVRLGISSDGFNPFRTMSISHSTWPVMLMNYNLSPWTCMKSENIMLSMIIPSPSSPENDIDVYLQPLIAELKELWEVGVEIYDAVTNQTFLMHAALLWTISDFLALAMLSGWSTKGRLACPTCNHNTCYQYLKNSRKMFYLGHQTFLPPDHPFIRDKRSFNGKEEHKVAPTPLSGAQILEELREFNNVFGKNKKKRKQKNDGNIHLAKACFSMTPDEKKLFCTILKDAKLPTGCASNISCRVQIAEMKVSGYKSHNAHFIMHYLHQVAVRKVLPKNVAMVLIRLGNYFRAICSKVIRRSDLDKMKAEIIDIECELEKIFPPSFFDIMTHLPIHLVDEIKL